Proteins encoded in a region of the Cydia splendana chromosome 19, ilCydSple1.2, whole genome shotgun sequence genome:
- the LOC134799948 gene encoding zinc finger HIT domain-containing protein 2, whose amino-acid sequence MSDESSNTQSGKICGVCNENPSKYCCPRCEVLYCSLDCYRSEKHQECSENFYRNCVTEELASNHVDDESKRKMIDILKRMHEHDIDTEDIEEMLENMDSDDEEVEDLHERIKGLHLNDADQLWGALTEDERNEFEALLNKGDVGTIMPQWEPWWMFRKKEKKVEEITKEENEALKKCPELKTVPALDSLSTVQPSPAIKFNITNVIASYVFVMRYFNGDVEPLEWATHFLNVCANLDSNANFDDPAIAVETVVQKCLQSELIETDGPSLDVMKHDTYLILQGPSIDHKLYYCKSALSDLYRVLHKAKSISKAQPANEKKQSKDKTFSRKFPEHGTEHLPPLDGNKLKKCMKKVEYYLSFLESHSMDFE is encoded by the exons ATGTCTGACGAATCATCCAATACACAGAGCGGCAAAATCTGTGGGGT GTGCAATGAAAACCCTAGTAAATACTGCTGCCCCCGCTGCGAAGTTTTATACTGCTCCTTAGATTGCTACAGATCTGAAAAACACCAAGAATGCTCCGAAAACTTCTACCGCAACTGTGTGACAGAGGAACTTGCATCAAATCACGTTGATGACGAATCTAAGCGCAAAATGATTGATATATTAAAGCGAATGCATGAGCATGACATAGACACTGAGGATATCGAGGAGATGCTAGAAAACATGGACTCGGACGATGAAGAAGTTGAAGATCTTCATGAAAGAATTAAAGGATTACATTTAAATGATGCTGATCAGCTGTGGGGAGCGTTGACGGAGGATGAGAGGAATGAATTTGAGGCTCTGTTAAATAAGGGTGATGTGGGGACTATTATGCCGCAGTGGGAGCCGTGGTGGATGTTTAGAAAGAAAGAGAAGAAGGTAGAGGAAATAACTAAAGAGGAAAATGAAGCATTGAAAAAGTGTCCAGAGTTAAAGACGGTTCCAGCTTTAGATTCTTTGTCT ACTGTCCAACCCTCCCCagcaataaagtttaatataacaaatgtcatagCATCCTACGTATTTGTAATGCGATACTTCAATGGAGACGTGGAGCCCCTGGAATGGGCAACACATTTCCTCAATGTTTGTGCTAATTTGGACTCAAATGCCAATTTTGATGACCCTGCCATAGCCGTTGAGACAGTTGTGCAGAAATGCCTACAG AGTGAACTCATAGAAACAGACGGACCGAGTCTGGATGTCATGAAGCATGACACCTATTTAATCCTCCAAGGACCCAGCATAGACCACAAACTTTACTACTGCAAATCAGCTCTCTCAGACCTCTACAGGGTGCTACATAAAGCCAAATCTATATCAAAAGCGCAGCCTGCTAATGAGAAGAAACAAAGTAAAGATAAAACATTTTCTAGGAAGTTTCCAGAGCACGGGACAGAGCACTTACCTCCCTTGGATGGTAACAaattgaagaaatgtatgaagaAAGTTGAATATTACTTGTCCTTCCTTGAAAGTCATAGCATGGACTTTGAATGA